CTGTAAAGGATAAAGCTATTTATGGCAGTGACATAGATTTATATATTGATACAAAAAAGTAGTGAAAGAAATGAATGAAAACATTAAAAAATCCTAAGCTAATTCTTTATTATCATTAGCTATTGGAAGATATATATTAAATGGTAGCCCCTTGCTTTTGGCGAAGGGGAGGTAAAAGGAGGATTAAAAACGTGATTAATTACAAGAAACCTAAACTTTGGGTGGCGTTAGTTTCGATTATTTTCTTAATAGTGGTTTCTATTACCCTGATATCAAATTCTAATAAATCTATAGACAATACATCTCTAAATATAGCTGATTTTTATGGAGAATACACATTTGATGAAGTAGTATATATGCCCAAATCCCCTGCAATAAGTGAAGAACAATATCAAAATGACTTAAAAGCAGTAACAGAAACTTTCACAGGTGTAGAGTTTTCAATAGAAGAGAGTTATTTCTATGAAACTTCAGGAACGTTTGGAGAAAATCCATCAGAAGGTTTTGAATTTATCACCATAAAGGACTACGGTGATAAATATTATGATGACTTAGCCAGAGAAAATCTTGAGAATTTTGAGGGTTTGAGTTCTATATTTGACTATGATGACATTAAAAAAGAATTAGGTGTCAATGAAATCAAGCACTATACTATGTATGTAGAAGATGGGATTTTGTCAAATCCTATGTTTTATATAACAAAAGATAATATTTTTGTTTCCATGGAAACTATATTCTTTGGAGAAACAGAAGACGATTTAAAGGGATATACTCATTATTTATTGAAACTTAAAGAAAATTAACGGTGGCTTCTACTTTAGAAATATGATATTTAAAATTAAACAATTTTAATGAAGGAAATTATATAGTTTTAAGTTATATAGAAGATATTTTAGAGTGTTAGTTAGACATAATTCATAGAATGCGTTGTTAAATAGTTTGAAAGGAAGGAAATAGGGTCAGGCTTTACTATTTACTAAAAATTATATAGTTAAAATAATAAAAGCTTTAAAAGAGTAAAGGTGATACTATGGCAAGAAAACCTAGAATACATTATGTACGAGCACTATATCATATAATAACTAGAGGAAATAACAGACAAAATGTATTTGAAGGAGAAAATGAAAAAGAAGAATATTTAAAAATTGTAAAGAGGTATAAAGAGAGATATGGATTCAAATTATATTCATATTGTATTATGGACAATCATGCTCATTTACTTATAGAAGTAGAAAAGGCAAAGGCACCTTTAAGTTAAATAATACAAGGCATACAACAACTGTATATCCAAAGATATAACAAAGCAAAGAAGAGCTTCATATCAGAAGTTATTTGGTTATAGCAAAATTAAAGGATATAAAATAATGATTTTTAATAAGTATTAGTATTTTATTTTTAGACTTTAAATTTTATTTAAGAGGGAGTGTTTATCTATGAAGAGTAAATCTTGGTTTAAATATTTGATTTATGCGCTTTTTATTTTTGGTTTAATTTTTTTAGATGGATACATAGCAAGACAACAAGCTATGTATCAAAAGGAAACTTTTAATCTAAGTGTTGCTTACTCGGTAATATCCATGATTATTAAGATGAGCATAGGTTTAATTTTAGGTCTGGAATATATAATCAATGAAAATAAAAAGGAGGGGAATTGGAAAATAAATCTACCTAAGCTAATATTATTGGTAATTCCTTTTTTGTATTTTTCAATTACTTATTTCTTTTATGACTCCAATCAAGCATTAACATATCCTATGTTTTTATTTATGAAAAATAGTTTTGGATTTGTTTATATTTCACAGTTAATACTCGGTTTTTTTATTATTACAAGTTTTTACAAAAATAAAATTAAAAAGTAAGTAGAAATATTTCTACTTACTTTTTAATTTTTATCTTTCGCCTGGACTCCAACCTGGTGCATTATTAATGCCAAGAAACCCTGTAGAATATTCCCAAGATCTACTACTAACTGATCTTTGTAAGGTCAATATAACTCCAAAACCACACTGTCCGTTTGCAATTTCATCATAATAGTAGTTTCTAGGAGAAGTAAAACTTCTAGTATAAGTTGTTCCTGTTCTTGGAGTTAAAATGTTGATATTTCTAGAATACGAATCACTCGCATGTTTTTTTCCTGTATCAGTATTATAAACTGTTCCCCATACTTGTTGTACAATTTTAGCATTACTTACTCTAACACCTGAATTAGTACTAATTATTTTAACCTGGGAAGTATTGGGTCGCATACCTGAAGTTGGATAACTAATTTTATCATAATTAAGTTTGATTAAATAATATACACTATAGGTACTATCACTATCTTCTTCAGAAGAACTACCAAGAGGTTTTATTTCATTATTAATTTTAAATACATCTTCCTTGAAAACAAAAGCTTCATAATTTTTTATGCCTTTAAACTCATTTTTAAGTACAGATGTAGTTTTATATTTGCTTTCTATTAATTCCACTTCCCGATGATCAATGTCAGTATTTGCGTCTATTATATTTTCAACGGCAAAACTTTCAAAATCAGGATCATCTGCAACTCCCTTTAAAGAATTTTGATATGCATTTAACTCATCTGATTTTAATGATTTAAGAAAAACTTTTTCTTCTCCTGAATAATCATACTTATCTTTGTTTAAGAGTTTTGTTTCTGCGTGCGCAGAATTACCTAAAGTTGATAAAATAATTAAAAATGTCATTAAAAATGCCAATCCTTTTTTAATCATAAGATCACTCCTTTTTATTTTTAAAATACTTAAAACTTGGACATATATATTTTATAGTAAATTTTCAATTATATGGTAACACAAACCATTATATGAGTCAACTTTTTTATATGACTCGATAGTGTTAAGTTACTGTAGGTTTTTATAAAATAGAGATTTCCCACATCATTATGAAATTAAGCTCCACTCATAGATTTATTAATTGTTTTTTGCATATTTTGTTTACTCAATTTACTTAATCTTAATTTCTTTTGTTCTTCTTTTTGCTTGTTAATGATTAAATCATATACATCTCCACCATTAGCTTTAAATACTCTAAGTCTAGACATTTGATCTACACCTATATTGCTCCATGCACGTGGTCTAGAGCTTAGCCTATCGGCTAATATATGACTTATATGACCTTCAGCACTACAACCTATATAATCCTTATTATACTGATTTTTTATACCTTCACATTGGTTCATTATATATCTTCTAGAATCTTTTATTGCATTTATTTTTGTTTCTAACTTAGTTCCTTCAATGATAACTCCAAATAAATCAAGTACACTTTTTTTATCTAATTTGTTTATATAATACCACATAATAGGTGTTGTATAAGGTAAGTGAGCTGTGGCTATCTTTATATATTTAGATAAATGAAATCTATCTAGTACAAAGATACTTCCTTTAATCCATCCTACACTATCCTTTATCCACTTAGCTCTATCTCCTGATAAATAGATTTTCTTTATTTTTTCCAGATTGAAGTGCTACATGATCCTCATCAGCTTCAATATATAAAGTTTTAACTACTTTCTTTTTTGAGTGATATTAACACTATTATTTGCTATATCTCCTAACTCTCTAATAGTATTCATGACTGTTTGATTAGTTAGATAAATAGAGTCAACAGTTATTTGACCACTTTTTCTATGAGAAGATTCTATAGCTTCATCCACAAGCTTCGCTTTTAAAGAGGAATCTAATCTATCATGTATATCTATTCCCAATCTTTGATCTGATAAATATTTATATTCACCAGTTTTCTTATTCTTATAGTAGGTTCTTTTATAATTAACTTCACCGAATATTGTAGCTATATTTTTTTTGTCTGCTTTTCTCTGAACAGTTGATTTTTCTTTTCTTAAATTA
The sequence above is drawn from the Clostridiisalibacter paucivorans DSM 22131 genome and encodes:
- a CDS encoding UPF0236 family transposase-like protein, which produces MKKIYLSGDRAKWIKDSVGWIKGSIFVLDRFHLSKYIKIATAHLPYTTPIMWYYINKLDKKSVLDLFGVIIEGTKLETKINAIKDSRRYIMNQCEGIKNQYNKDYIGCSAEGHISHILADRLSSRPRAWSNIGVDQMSRLRVFKANGGDVYDLIINKQKEEQKKLRLSKLSKQNMQKTINKSMSGA
- a CDS encoding transposase, which produces MARKPRIHYVRALYHIITRGNNRQNVFEGENEKEEYLKIVKRYKERYGFKLYSYCIMDNHAHLLIEVEKAKAPLS
- a CDS encoding UPF0236 family transposase-like protein — its product is MANHKDISEFILNTEKMLNDIGIQIVQKTLKTMDCLVKQDNLRKEKSTVQRKADKKNIATIFGEVNYKRTYYKNKKTGEYKYLSDQRLGIDIHDRLDSSLKAKLVDEAIESSHRKSGQITVDSIYLTNQTVMNTIRELGDIANNSVNITQKRK